The Apium graveolens cultivar Ventura chromosome 6, ASM990537v1, whole genome shotgun sequence genome contains a region encoding:
- the LOC141668153 gene encoding uncharacterized protein LOC141668153, which yields MNNNNVIKTHNNNNNYYIYKSTTCSTPTPAPAATNNNIIRSNGNQACAACKYQRRKCAPDCILAPYFPHHRQQQFLNAHKLFGVSNITKIIRFLDQPDKDEAMRTIIYQSDVRANDPVGGCYRIIRELQRQIEYNRAELQLVLHQLAYCRAQNQHNIDLLHSSNSGSFEHMIANNHNDNVQQQQQHYNEGDDDQIQQPDDQDQQQYILQNGDDDCDQVQFEEINSWEATEGSVALEVKKSCDGSENLAEDVDAKPVLDDKREEFKYEVEEESFDSVNNFRVKPTPAL from the coding sequence ATGAACAACAACAACGTTATCAAAACtcataacaacaataataattattatatttataaatcaACAACCTGTTCTACTCCTACTCCTGCTCCTGCTGCTACAAATAATAACATTATAAGGTCCAACGGAAACCAGGCCTGCGCTGCTTGTAAATACCAACGCAGAAAGTGCGCTCCCGACTGCATTCTCGCACCGTATTTCCCTCACCATCGGCAACAACAATTCCTCAACGCCCATAAATTGTTCGGTGTCAGTAACATTACCAAGATCATTCGTTTTCTCGATCAACCCGACAAAGACGAAGCCATGCGTACCATTATTTACCAATCTGACGTTCGTGCTAATGATCCTGTTGGCGGTTGTTATCGAATCATACGTGAATTGCAACGTCAGATTGAGTATAATCGAGCTGAGCTCCAGCTCGTTCTTCATCAACTAGCTTATTGTCGTGCACAAAATCAACATAATATTGATTTGCTCCATTCAAGTAACAGTGGTTCGTTTGAACATATGATTGCCAACAATCATAATGACAATgtccaacaacaacaacaacattATAATGAGGGAGATGATGATCAAATTCAACAGCCGGATGATCAAGATCAACAGCAGTACATTTTGCAGAATGGCGACGATGATTGTGATCAGGTACAGTTTGAGGAGATCAATTCGTGGGAAGCGACAGAGGGTTCGGTGGCGCTGGAGGTTAAGAAAAGTTGCGATGGTTCAGAAAATTTGGCAGAGGATGTTGATGCAAAGCCGGTTTTGGATGATAAAAGGGAGGAGTTTAAATATGAAGTTGAAGAAGAATCATTTGACAGCGTTAACAATTTTAGGGTCAAACCAACACCTGCCCTTTAG
- the LOC141668750 gene encoding uncharacterized protein LOC141668750 isoform X1 — protein sequence MENSYSGGSWSMIPNMMSQHSNPATPSSSNNQEPNNNNNNNLYLQQQQQFQQTQFQSQQLVQNQFQQQQHSPMLPPPQRYQSPQQYQSPQQYQSPQQYQSPQQQQQQQQQNQHQSLASHFHLLHLVENLGDAIENGTRDQHSDALVNELNNHFEKCQQLLNSISGSINSKAMTVDGQKRKLEESEQLLNQRRDLLANYRNAMDDLIKTDL from the exons ATGGAGAACTCATACAGCGGAGGAAGCTGGTCAATGATACCAAACATGATGAGTCAACACAGTAACCCAGCCACTCCTTCCTCTTCTAACAATCAAGaacccaacaacaacaacaacaataatctttatcttcaacaacaacaacaatttcaaCAAACTCAATTCCAATCTCAACAACTTGTTCAGAACCAGTTTCAACAACAACAACATTCTCCTATGCTTCCGCCGCCACAGCGTTATCAAAGCCCACAACAATACCAAAGCCCACAACAGTACCAAAGCCCACAACAATATCAAAGCCCacaacagcagcagcagcaacaacaacagaaTCAACACCAGTCACTCGCTTCTCACTTTCATCTATTACAT tTGGTGGAGAATTTAGGTGATGCGATTGAGAACGGGACTCGCGATCAGCATTCCGATGCTCTG GTCAATGAATTGAACAACCATTTTGAGAAGTGCCAGCAGCTTTTGAACTCCATTTCTGGGTCTATTAACTCTAAAGCAATG ACAGTTGATGGACAAAAGCGCAAATTGGAGGAAAGCGAGCAGTTGTTAAACCAACGAAG GGACTTGCTCGCTAATTATAGAAATGCAATGGACGACCTTATCAAAACTGATCTATGA
- the LOC141668750 gene encoding uncharacterized protein LOC141668750 isoform X2, with amino-acid sequence MENSYSGGSWSMIPNMMSQHSNPATPSSSNNQEPNNNNNNNLYLQQQQQFQQTQFQSQQLVQNQFQQQQHSPMLPPPQRYQSPQQYQSPQQYQSPQQYQSPQQQQQQQQQNQHQSLASHFHLLHLVENLGDAIENGTRDQHSDALTVDGQKRKLEESEQLLNQRRDLLANYRNAMDDLIKTDL; translated from the exons ATGGAGAACTCATACAGCGGAGGAAGCTGGTCAATGATACCAAACATGATGAGTCAACACAGTAACCCAGCCACTCCTTCCTCTTCTAACAATCAAGaacccaacaacaacaacaacaataatctttatcttcaacaacaacaacaatttcaaCAAACTCAATTCCAATCTCAACAACTTGTTCAGAACCAGTTTCAACAACAACAACATTCTCCTATGCTTCCGCCGCCACAGCGTTATCAAAGCCCACAACAATACCAAAGCCCACAACAGTACCAAAGCCCACAACAATATCAAAGCCCacaacagcagcagcagcaacaacaacagaaTCAACACCAGTCACTCGCTTCTCACTTTCATCTATTACAT tTGGTGGAGAATTTAGGTGATGCGATTGAGAACGGGACTCGCGATCAGCATTCCGATGCTCTG ACAGTTGATGGACAAAAGCGCAAATTGGAGGAAAGCGAGCAGTTGTTAAACCAACGAAG GGACTTGCTCGCTAATTATAGAAATGCAATGGACGACCTTATCAAAACTGATCTATGA